In the Gallaecimonas pentaromativorans genome, one interval contains:
- the lolB gene encoding lipoprotein insertase outer membrane protein LolB: MKKTLLLVLATLWLSACVSFPKGQWPSPNRPLVNYAVLGKVAIITPDKRDSANLYWQQQKQTFNLKLTSFLGTSVLSMEGEPGQVSLTNSEGTFKDTDAQYLLYQLTGWQLPVNDFPQWLKGQSGERGMIVKKDSKGRIDTLKSEGWTIHYLRWTQAGGRDLPAMLDMSKDNIKIKLQINEWQPR; this comes from the coding sequence ATGAAAAAGACATTACTGCTTGTTTTAGCGACCCTTTGGCTCAGTGCCTGCGTCAGCTTCCCTAAAGGCCAATGGCCCAGTCCCAACCGGCCGCTGGTCAACTATGCGGTGCTGGGCAAGGTGGCCATTATTACCCCCGACAAGCGTGATTCTGCCAACCTTTACTGGCAACAGCAGAAACAGACTTTTAACCTCAAGCTCACCAGTTTCCTGGGCACCTCGGTGCTGTCCATGGAAGGGGAGCCCGGTCAGGTCAGCCTCACCAACAGCGAAGGCACCTTCAAAGATACCGATGCCCAGTATCTGTTATATCAATTGACCGGCTGGCAGCTGCCGGTCAACGACTTCCCCCAATGGCTCAAGGGCCAGAGCGGCGAGCGCGGCATGATAGTCAAAAAAGACAGCAAGGGCCGCATCGACACCCTGAAAAGCGAAGGCTGGACCATCCACTACCTGCGCTGGACCCAAGCCGGCGGCCGCGACCTCCCGGCCATGCTGGATATGAGCAAAGACAACATCAAAATCAAATTGCAGATCAACGAATGGCAACCCCGTTAA
- the ispE gene encoding 4-(cytidine 5'-diphospho)-2-C-methyl-D-erythritol kinase, producing the protein MATPLSLPAPAKLNLFLFITGRRPDGYHELQTLFQFVDFGDELHFTPREDGAIRLLTEFEGVPAESNLIVKAARLLKEKTGCPLGADIRIDKRLPMGGGLGGGSSNAATTLVGLNRLWGCDISLDTLAQWGLTLGADVPIFVRGKAAFAEGVGEIFTDANPPESWYLVVVPPVSVNTGLVFQADDLKRDTPKRPIAEIQPADWANDCEPTVFKHYGVIEKVFSWLLEYAPARMTGTGCCVFARFDSQVAAVATQSLLPPQWQSFVAKGVNRSPLHERLAVCD; encoded by the coding sequence ATGGCAACCCCGTTAAGCCTGCCGGCGCCGGCCAAACTGAACCTCTTTTTGTTCATTACCGGCCGCCGCCCCGACGGCTACCACGAGCTGCAGACCTTGTTCCAATTTGTCGATTTCGGTGACGAGCTGCACTTTACCCCAAGAGAGGACGGCGCTATCCGGCTGCTGACCGAATTCGAAGGTGTACCGGCCGAGAGCAACCTTATCGTCAAGGCCGCGCGCCTTCTTAAAGAAAAAACCGGCTGCCCCCTTGGCGCCGATATCCGCATCGACAAACGCCTGCCCATGGGCGGCGGTTTGGGGGGCGGTTCGTCCAACGCTGCCACCACCCTGGTGGGCCTTAATCGCTTGTGGGGCTGCGACATCAGCCTCGATACCCTGGCCCAGTGGGGGTTGACCCTCGGCGCCGATGTGCCGATTTTTGTGCGGGGCAAAGCCGCCTTTGCCGAAGGGGTGGGAGAAATTTTTACCGACGCCAATCCGCCCGAATCTTGGTACCTGGTGGTGGTGCCGCCGGTCAGCGTTAATACCGGTTTAGTGTTTCAAGCTGATGACTTAAAAAGGGATACCCCCAAGCGCCCCATCGCCGAGATCCAGCCCGCAGATTGGGCAAACGATTGCGAACCGACGGTTTTTAAGCACTACGGCGTTATTGAAAAGGTTTTTTCGTGGTTGCTAGAATACGCGCCGGCAAGAATGACCGGGACCGGCTGCTGCGTTTTTGCGCGCTTCGACTCTCAAGTCGCCGCCGTAGCTACCCAATCTCTGCTGCCACCGCAATGGCAGAGCTTTGTTGCCAAGGGTGTGAACCGCTCACCGCTGCATGAGCGGCTTGCAGTCTGCGACTGA
- a CDS encoding ribose-phosphate pyrophosphokinase produces the protein MPDIKLFAGNATPELAKKIAERLYIPLGDAVVTRFSDGEISVQINDHVRGLDVFIIQSTCAPTNDNLMELVVMVDALRRASAGRITAVIPYFGYARQDRRVRSARVPITAKVVADFLSNVGVDRVLTVDLHAEQIQGFFDVPVDNVFGTPVLLEHMKAQNFEKPIVVSPDIGGVVRARAVAKLLNDTDLAIIDKRRPRANEAQVMNIIGDVQGRDCIIVDDMIDTGGTLCKAAEALKNHGARSVFAYATHPVFSGNAPQNITDSVIDQVIVTDTVPLSGAMKACGKVTQLTLSGMLAEAIRRVSNEESISAMFE, from the coding sequence GTGCCTGACATCAAGCTTTTCGCTGGTAATGCTACCCCCGAACTGGCGAAAAAGATCGCCGAACGCCTGTATATCCCCCTGGGAGATGCCGTTGTCACCCGCTTTAGCGATGGCGAGATCAGCGTTCAGATCAACGATCACGTCCGTGGCCTGGATGTCTTTATCATCCAATCTACCTGCGCCCCCACCAACGACAACCTGATGGAACTGGTGGTGATGGTCGACGCCCTGCGTCGCGCCTCTGCCGGCCGTATCACTGCCGTTATCCCCTACTTCGGTTATGCCCGCCAGGACCGCCGCGTGCGCTCCGCCCGGGTACCGATCACCGCCAAGGTAGTGGCCGACTTCCTGTCCAACGTGGGCGTGGACCGGGTACTGACGGTGGATCTGCACGCCGAGCAGATCCAGGGCTTCTTCGATGTGCCGGTAGACAACGTCTTCGGCACGCCGGTGCTGCTTGAGCACATGAAAGCCCAGAACTTTGAAAAACCCATCGTAGTGAGCCCCGATATCGGCGGTGTGGTACGTGCCCGCGCCGTGGCCAAGCTTTTGAACGACACCGACCTTGCCATCATCGACAAACGTCGTCCCCGTGCCAACGAAGCCCAGGTGATGAACATCATCGGTGACGTGCAAGGCCGCGACTGCATCATCGTTGACGACATGATCGACACCGGCGGCACCCTGTGCAAAGCCGCAGAAGCCCTGAAAAACCACGGTGCCCGCAGCGTCTTTGCCTACGCCACCCACCCGGTTTTCTCCGGCAACGCCCCTCAGAACATCACCGACTCGGTGATTGATCAGGTGATCGTGACCGACACCGTGCCGCTGTCTGGCGCCATGAAAGCCTGCGGCAAGGTCACCCAGCTGACCCTGTCTGGCATGCTGGCCGAGGCCATTCGCCGGGTGTCCAACGAAGAGTCCATCTCGGCAATGTTCGAATAA